One region of Esox lucius isolate fEsoLuc1 chromosome 17, fEsoLuc1.pri, whole genome shotgun sequence genomic DNA includes:
- the LOC105028312 gene encoding inhibin beta B chain, which produces MYTANRYRQPTNMPFSSSTLPVFLFMIYLVVNGLKAAATTGTTLGCASCGMSLMEKDSEQRLMVEIAKQQILNKLHMKERPNITSTVPRAALLTALRKLHAGRVRTDGTIELENNINRDTKDQGYEIVSFAEIDDKVTLPGAEPGLTFQFLQVKGHNIQVIQSSLWLYVHSSDTPDPGPRPSAIAQIYLSGPAESGSNRTLLLEKILDVQKSNWHTFPITNTLQAFMDGSQQRLQLGVTCKETRATGENGVTRDLCELGKAMDLTHQPFLVARVRRREDPEHILRKRSLRCGDDVTVCCKKDFYVKFKDIQWQDWIIAPEGYHMNYCMGQCPQALAGSPGIASSFHATVFSQLKANGINMAVSSCCVPIQRRPLSMVYFNSQHSIVKTDVPDMIVESCGCT; this is translated from the exons ATGTATACAGCCAATAGGTATAGACAGCCCACCAACATGCCATTCTCGTCTTCTACGTTgccagtgtttttatttatgatATATCTAGTGGTAAATGGACTAAAGGCAGCCGCCACGACGGGGACCACGCTGGGCTGCGCGTCCTGCGGCATGTCGCTGATGGAAAAAGATTCTGAGCAGAGGCTCATGGTTGAGATCGCCAAGCAACAAATCTTGAACAAACTGCACATGAAAGAGAGACCAAACATCACCTCAACTGTGCCTCGCGCAGCGCTTCTAACTGCGCTCCGCAAACTACACGCGGGGAGAGTAAGAACGGACGGAACCATTGAACTTGAGAATAACATCAATAGGGATACCAAAGACCAGGGATACGAAATAGTGAGCTTCGCAGAAATTG ATGATAAGGTCACTTTACCTGGGGCTGAACCAGGCCTTACCTTCCAGTTCCTTCAGGTGAAAGGCCACAACATTCAGGTGATCCAGTCATCCCTGTGGCTCTATGTCCACTCCTCTGACACCCCCGACCCCGGTCCACGTCCTAGTGCCATTGCCCAAATCTACCTCTCTGGGCCTGCGGAGAGTGGCTCCAATCGCACCCTCCTCCTGGAGAAGATCCTTGATGTGCAGAAGAGTAACTGGCACACCTTCCCCATCACAAACACCCTGCAAGCTTTCATGGACGGGAGCCAGCAGAGACTTCAGCTGGGAGTCACCTGCAAAGAAACCAGGGCGACAGGGGAGAACGGGGTCACCCGCGACCTGTGTGAGCTGGGAAAAGCGATGGACCTGACCCACCAGCCGTTCCTGGTGGCCCGGGTGAGACGCCGGGAGGACCCCGAGCACATCCTCCGCAAGAGGTCTCTGCGTTGTGGAGACGACGTTACCGTCTGCTGCAAGAAGGACTTCTACGTCAAGTTCAAAGACATCCAGTGGCAGGATTGGATCATAGCTCCAGAAGGTTACCACATGAATTACTGTATGGGCCAATGTCCCCAGGCCTTGGCGGGTTCTCCAGGCATCGCATCCTCCTTCCATGCAACGGTTTTCAGCCAGCTCAAAGCCAATGGCATCAATATGGCGGTGTCCTCCTGCTGTGTGCCAATCCAACGCCGGCCCCTGTCTATGGTGTACTTCAACTCACAGCACAGCATTGTGAAGACTGACGTGCCTGACATGATCGTAGAGTCCTGCGGCTGCACGTAA